A single region of the Hyphomicrobiales bacterium genome encodes:
- a CDS encoding Flavin reductase (DIM6/NTAB) family NADH-FMN oxidoreductase RutF has protein sequence MYFYQPSKGHGLPHDPFNAIIGPRPIGWISSRAADGVLNLAPYSFFNAFNYRPPIIGFASTGWKDSVRNITETGEFVWNLATRPLAEAMNITSTTLPPAVDEFALAGLTPAPSQMVGVPRVAESPVAMECIKIDVIRLKSAAGEPVDSWLTLGEVVGVHIDEALLKNGIYDTAAALPILRAGGAGGYAQISPEVMFEMVRPDARR, from the coding sequence ATGTATTTCTACCAGCCGTCCAAGGGGCACGGACTGCCGCATGATCCCTTCAACGCCATCATCGGCCCGCGCCCTATTGGCTGGATCTCGTCCCGCGCCGCTGACGGCGTATTGAATCTCGCTCCCTACAGCTTCTTCAATGCCTTCAATTACAGGCCGCCGATCATCGGCTTCGCCAGCACGGGCTGGAAGGACAGCGTGCGCAATATCACCGAGACGGGGGAGTTCGTCTGGAACCTGGCAACACGGCCCCTTGCGGAGGCCATGAACATCACTTCGACGACCCTGCCGCCGGCCGTGGATGAATTTGCGCTGGCAGGGCTGACGCCGGCACCGAGCCAGATGGTGGGCGTGCCACGGGTCGCGGAAAGCCCCGTTGCCATGGAATGCATCAAGATCGACGTCATTCGCCTGAAATCTGCCGCGGGAGAACCTGTCGACAGCTGGCTGACCCTCGGCGAGGTCGTGGGTGTCCATATTGACGAAGCGCTTCTGAAGAACGGCATTTATGATACGGCGGCTGCGCTCCCCATCCTGCGCGCCGGAGGCGCGGGCGGTTACGCGCAGATCTCGCCAGAGGTCATGTTCGAGATGGTGCGGCCAGACGCGCGGCGGTAA